In Eupeodes corollae chromosome 3, idEupCoro1.1, whole genome shotgun sequence, a single genomic region encodes these proteins:
- the LOC129950501 gene encoding uncharacterized protein LOC129950501, with amino-acid sequence MSLGPGFRSPFTDLTGCLINHQHYDKCGELEMNMMDCLEAYGMDKGVRVCSDLIGDFQECVGMNKQLLRFHAMRTERWKQYLRGERTKEELYAKGPRVDAY; translated from the exons ATGTCTCTTGGGCCAGGTTTTCGTTCTCCCTTTACTGATTTAACTGGTTGTCTGATCAATCATCAGCACTATGATAAATGTGGTGAATTAGAAATGAACATGATGGATTGCTTAGAAGCCTACGGCATGGACAAAGGTGTTAGAGTGTGCTCGGACTTGATTGGCGACTTTCAAGAGTGCGTTGGCATGAACAAACAATTGCTCCGATTCCat GCTATGAGAACTGAACGCTGGAAGCAATACCTCCGAGGTGAACGTACAAAAGAGGAATTGTATGCCAAAGGTCCAAGAGTTGATGCGTATtag
- the LOC129951155 gene encoding putative tRNA pseudouridine synthase Pus10, whose product MSNQDLIDYLKECGVCQVCQLRYLKARGSEYKDMKESFQKLNVEISNNEDESLTKKPRLNPCTTCLGLFSEEFQQEIIQKITSCNIDQFECQTIGIALSMPMLLQIRQLSMWFALIRKFGSKIDEDRSPDVPLKEAAKLILNPIICQQLNKTYNSEGILINVFLDHPDELDDVARLLKVNEAVFSMKNARGKKQLITRAYMEKMFIPTKLSAETFEKQFTIPCPIPSSGLTLKEVTLSGPCVFVAGRYRKLSRKLSHSPWVLQGKRVMEDSIQEIIIRTIAPHFGVDEDKIIFSSSGREDVDVRCLGRGRPFVLEIPNSKRITLPNALALQMELEIEKSAQISVNNLQMVTRDDLVHIKTGEEKKKKFYRALCVLERPITVEVLKKLDMPNGFEIEQITPIRVLHRRPLHPRPRMIYSTKAWVDNKNPKILIIDIISQAGTYIKELVHGDFGRTTPSFASIIGQPIDIIALDVVGIDLDWPADIDNRNINNNIKIEVVDSVAVEA is encoded by the exons ATGAGCAATCAAGATTTAATTGACTACCTCAAAGAGTGTGGGGTTTGTCAAGTTTGTCAGCTACGCTACTTAAAAGCCAGGGGATCTGAATACAAAGATATGAAAGAATCCTTCCAAAAG CTAAATGTTGAGATTTCTAATAACGAAGACGAATCGCTGACAAAGAAACCCCGTCTGAATCCGTGTACAACATGTCTTGGACTTTTCTCCGAAGAATTTCAACAAGAAATCATTCAAAAGATCACATCTTGCAATATTGACCAATTCGAATGCCAAACAATTGGAATAGCTCTTTCGATGCCGATGCTTTTGCAAATTCGACAACTTTCCATGTGGTTTGCATTAATAAGAAAGTTTGGaagcaaaatcgatgaagatAGATCACCAGATGTTCCCCTGAAGGAAGCCGCTAAGCTCATTCTAAACCCAATTATATGCCAACAGCTTAATAAAACATACAACAGCGAGGGTATTCTTATAAATGTATTCTTAGACCATCCTGACGAGCTGGACGATGTAGCGAGATTACTTAAAGTCAACGAAGCagtattttcaatgaaaaatgccAGAGGCAAGAAACAACTCATCACCAGAGCTTATATGGAAAAAATGTTCATTCCAACAAAGTTGTCTGCTGAGACATTTGAAAAGCAATTTACCATCCCATGCCCTATTCCCAGTTCGGGATTAACTTTAAAAGAAGTTACTCTGTCAGGTCCATGTGTGTTTGTGGCGGGAAGATACCGAAAGCTTTCACGAAAACTATCTCACTCTCCGTGGGTGCTGCAAGGGAAGCGGGTCATGGAAGACAGTATTCAGGAAATAATCATTCGAACTATTGCTCCACACTTTGGAGTAGACGAAGACAAAATTATCTTCTCATCAAGTGGCAGAGAGGATGTTGATGTCCGGTGCCTGGGACGAGGGCGTCCCTTCGTCTTAGAGATACCAAATTCGAAGAGAATAACCTTGCCAAATGCCTTAGCCCTACAAATGGAACTTGAAATAGAAAAATCAGCTCAAATCTCTGTAAATAATCTACAAATGGTCACCCGTGATGATTTGGTTCACATAAAGACTGGCGaggagaaaaagaagaaattctaTCGAGCCTTGTGCGTTCTCGAACGCCCAATCACTGTCGAAGTGCTAAAAAAACTCGACATGCCCAACGGATTTGAAATTGAGCAGATAACCCCCATAAGAGTGCTGCATCGCAGACCATTACATCCGCGACCTAGAATGATATACAGCACCAAAGCATGGGTGgataataaaaatccaaagatTTTAATAATAGACATTATCAGTCAAGCTGGAACATACATTAAAGAACTGGTGCATGGGGATTTTGGAAGAACAACTCCGAGTTTTGCTTCGATTATTGGACAACCAATTGACATAATTGCCTTGGATGTAGTTGGAATCGATTTGGATTGGCCAGCGGATATTGACAATAGaaatattaacaataatataaaaatagaggTAGTGGATTCGGTTGCAgttgaggcttag
- the LOC129951156 gene encoding probable proteasome subunit beta type-2: protein METILGIRGPDFVMVAADTTHARSVVVMKSDQNKIHKINDKLMIATIGESGDTVQFTEFISKNIALYKMRNGYDLSPKSAAHFTRKNLADYLRSRTPYQVNMFVAGFDEKDGPELHYIDYLANAKDVKYGGQGYGGLFCASIFDRYHHANITQEEAYDVLKKCVLEIQKRLIVNLPAFNIAVVDKNGIRNLDQITATSLIGYAA from the exons ATGGAAACTATTCTAGGAATTAGAGGACCCGACTTTGTCATGGTTGCTGCTGATACAACACACGCTCGTTCAGTggttgtcatgaaaagtg atcaaaataaaattcacaaaatcaATGATAAACTCATGATCGCAACCATCGGAGAATCTGGTGATACAGTTCAATTCACTGAATTCATCTCGAAGAACATTGCTTTGTATAAGATGAGGAATGGCTATGACTTGTCACCCAAATCGGCAGCCCATTTCACGCGCAAAAATCTCGCCGACTACCTTAGGAGCCGTACTCCATACCAAGTGAACATGTTTGTTGCTGG ATTCGACGAAAAGGATGGCCCAGAACTTCATTACATTGACTATTTGGCCAATGCCAAGGACGTCAAGTACGGTGGACAAGGGTATGGTGGTTTGTTTTGTGCCAGTATCTTCGATCGTTACCATCATGCTAATATAACCCAGGAAGAAGCCTACGATGTTTTGAAGAAATGCGTTCTTGAAATTCAGAAACGTTTGATTGTAAATCTGCCCGCATTTAATATTGCTGTAGTCGATAAGAATGGTATTCGAAATCTCGATCAAATTACTGCCACCAGTCTAATTGGTTATGCAGCTTAA